The following are from one region of the Actinoplanes sp. L3-i22 genome:
- the dtd gene encoding D-aminoacyl-tRNA deacylase, whose protein sequence is MRALVQTVSRASVTVDDEVVGKIADGLLVLLGVTHDDTAATAAELARKTWELRILDGDRSASDEHAPVLVVSQFTLYGDARKGRRPTWNAAAPAEVAEPLVTAYVAALRARGATVETGRFRTHMLVESVNVGPRTVLLEL, encoded by the coding sequence ATGCGGGCTCTGGTGCAGACGGTCAGCCGGGCGAGCGTCACGGTCGACGACGAGGTGGTCGGGAAGATCGCCGACGGGCTGCTGGTGCTGCTCGGCGTCACCCACGACGACACCGCCGCCACCGCGGCCGAGCTCGCCCGCAAGACGTGGGAGCTGCGCATCCTGGACGGCGACCGGTCGGCCTCCGACGAGCACGCCCCGGTGCTGGTGGTCAGCCAGTTCACGCTCTACGGCGACGCGCGCAAGGGCCGCCGGCCGACCTGGAACGCGGCGGCCCCGGCCGAGGTGGCCGAGCCGCTGGTCACGGCGTACGTGGCAGCCCTGCGCGCCCGCGGAGCGACGGTCGAGACCGGTCGCTTCCGGACGCACATGCTGGTGGAGAGTGTGAACGTGGGACCGCGGACGGTCCTGCTGGAGCTCTAG
- a CDS encoding sporulation protein, translated as MVFKRMLQALGVGGPSVDTVLTNPNCRPGGTLEGHVHVVGGDHAVDVEYVAVGLMTRVEVESGDNEYQTNQEFHRQRLTGSFRLEPGARHDVPFRFDVPWQTPITEVYGQHLHGMTMGLATELEVARAVDKSDLDAVQVHPLPAQERILEALLRLGFRFHKADVERGRVYGVEQELPFYQEIEFYPPAQYASGINQLELTFLPTPRKLQVVLELDKRGGLFTEGHDAFGSFDVDYATVDQTDWTGQLDNWLRQSARRRGIF; from the coding sequence GTGGTCTTCAAGAGGATGCTGCAAGCGCTCGGTGTGGGTGGTCCGTCCGTCGACACCGTGCTGACGAATCCGAACTGCCGTCCGGGCGGGACCCTGGAGGGTCACGTCCACGTGGTCGGTGGCGATCACGCGGTGGATGTGGAGTACGTCGCGGTCGGCCTGATGACCCGGGTCGAGGTGGAGAGCGGCGACAACGAGTACCAGACCAATCAGGAGTTCCACCGCCAGCGGCTGACCGGCTCGTTCCGGCTGGAGCCCGGCGCCCGGCACGACGTGCCGTTCCGCTTCGACGTGCCGTGGCAGACCCCGATCACCGAGGTGTACGGGCAGCATCTGCACGGCATGACGATGGGCCTGGCCACCGAGCTGGAGGTCGCCCGCGCGGTGGACAAGTCCGACCTGGACGCCGTGCAGGTGCATCCGCTGCCGGCGCAGGAGCGCATCCTGGAGGCGCTGCTCCGGCTCGGCTTCCGGTTCCACAAGGCTGACGTGGAGCGGGGCCGGGTCTACGGCGTGGAGCAGGAGCTGCCGTTCTACCAGGAGATCGAGTTCTACCCGCCGGCGCAGTACGCGAGCGGCATCAACCAGCTGGAGCTGACCTTCCTGCCCACGCCCCGCAAGCTGCAGGTGGTGCTGGAGCTGGACAAGCGCGGCGGGCTGTTCACCGAGGGGCACGACGCGTTCGGCAGCTTCGACGTGGACTACGCGACCGTCGACCAGACGGACTGGACCGGGCAGCTGGACAACTGGCTGCGCCAGTCGGCCCGTCGGCGGGGGATCTTCTAG
- the sigB gene encoding RNA polymerase sigma factor SigB, with the protein MTDEVEPMVADLDATDERGISADLVRAYLNGIGRTRLLTAVEEVTLSKRIEAGLYAEEKLRTAGADLAPLLEIVIAEGRSAKNHLLEANLRLVVSIAKRYTGRGMAFLDLIQEGNLGLIRAVEKFDYTKGYKFSTYATWWIRQAITRAMADQARTIRIPVHMVEQVNRMVRARRDLATQLGREPSIAEIAVAMAVPEFQVIELISYDREPVSLDQAVGEDGESALGDFVAAAGQNQPGEGVSQGELRNEVEIVLATLSERESAVIRLRFGLDDGRQRTLDEVGREFGLSRERIRQIEKVTMLKLRDPERASRLEAYAV; encoded by the coding sequence ATGACCGACGAAGTCGAGCCGATGGTGGCTGACCTCGACGCTACGGACGAGCGGGGCATCTCCGCCGACCTGGTCCGGGCATACCTCAACGGCATCGGACGCACCCGCCTGCTCACCGCGGTGGAGGAGGTCACCCTCTCCAAGCGGATCGAGGCCGGCCTCTACGCCGAGGAGAAGCTCCGGACGGCGGGCGCCGACCTGGCGCCGCTGCTCGAGATCGTGATCGCCGAGGGGCGGTCGGCGAAGAACCACCTGCTCGAGGCGAACCTGCGGCTGGTGGTCAGCATCGCCAAGCGCTACACCGGTCGCGGCATGGCATTCCTGGACCTGATCCAGGAGGGGAACCTCGGCCTGATCCGCGCGGTCGAGAAGTTCGACTACACCAAGGGCTACAAGTTCTCCACGTACGCCACCTGGTGGATCCGCCAGGCGATCACCCGCGCGATGGCCGACCAGGCCCGCACCATCCGCATCCCGGTGCACATGGTCGAGCAGGTCAACCGGATGGTCCGGGCCCGCCGGGACCTGGCCACCCAGCTCGGCCGGGAGCCCAGCATCGCGGAGATCGCGGTCGCCATGGCGGTGCCGGAGTTCCAGGTCATCGAGCTCATCTCGTACGACCGTGAGCCGGTCAGCCTGGACCAGGCGGTCGGCGAGGACGGCGAGAGCGCCCTCGGTGACTTCGTCGCCGCGGCCGGCCAGAACCAGCCCGGCGAGGGCGTCTCGCAGGGCGAGCTGCGCAACGAGGTGGAGATCGTGCTGGCCACGCTCTCCGAGCGGGAGTCCGCGGTGATCCGGCTGCGCTTCGGCCTGGACGACGGCCGCCAGCGCACCCTCGACGAGGTCGGCCGCGAGTTCGGCCTCAGCCGCGAGCGCATCCGCCAGATCGAGAAGGTGACGATGCTGAAGCTGCGGGACCCGGAGCGGGCCTCCCGCCTCGAGGCCTACGCGGTCTGA
- a CDS encoding GNAT family N-acetyltransferase, translating to MERSADVLLADGTAVHLRRIRPDDAPAIVEFHSRMSDRTRYLRYFSPYPRIPERDLQRFVNVDHRDREAFVTVAADGRITSVGRYERLGPDSPEAEVAFVVEDAQQGRGIGSVLLEHLADAARDHGISRFVAEVLPENGGMLRVFGDSGYQVQRRYADGVVHLSFPIAQTEKSREVQESREHLTESRSIARLIAPRGIAIYGASASGHGIGAAMLGNLRDGGYTGAVVPVHPSAERVAGLTAYRKASDARTPIDLAVIAVPAEQVAEALADAAAAGAGGVVIGSAGFAEAGPEGVARQRQLIETAHAAGLRVVGPSSFGIANTDPEVRLNATMAPRLPAAGRVGFFAQSGALGVALLAEADRRGLGLSSFVSAGNRADVSGNDLLQFWRDDPGTDVVLLYLETFGNPRKFARLARRMSRVKPVVAVASATRPPGLAGDLPGPDAHAVTALFARSGVIRVDTVQELFDVGMLLAHQPLPAGRRVAVVGNSSALAALAVVACRAAGLVVAEGYPHDLSPMSSAHDLADALADAAVDDRVDALVVVFAPVVPGQQLTEEDADFAAALGSVALAGEKPTVATLVFGRVPPRVPVYPSVEEAVRALTRVVNYAEWLRRPPGVMPELSGIDPIAAEAAVSTTELLTAYGIDVVPSIVARGAEAAVAAAEELGYPVALKAAGGGLRHRIDLGAVRLALHDQDDLGTAYRELAATFGPEVLVQTMVAPGVACVIEVIEDPAFGPVVGFGLGGVASELLGDLAWRAAPLTDRAAEALVDEPRAAPLLHGYRGSTPVDRAALIDLLLRVGRLADEHPRVRSLLLNPVLMRPDGFSVLHAAAELGEPGVRPDTGPRRLH from the coding sequence CCACCTGCGGCGCATCCGCCCGGACGACGCGCCGGCCATCGTGGAGTTCCACTCCCGGATGAGCGACCGCACCCGCTACCTGCGGTACTTCTCGCCCTATCCGCGAATTCCGGAACGCGACCTGCAGCGCTTCGTCAACGTCGACCACCGGGACCGGGAAGCGTTCGTCACGGTCGCCGCCGACGGCCGGATCACCTCGGTCGGGCGGTACGAACGACTCGGCCCGGACTCCCCGGAGGCCGAGGTCGCGTTCGTGGTCGAGGACGCCCAGCAGGGCCGCGGGATCGGCTCGGTGCTCCTGGAGCATCTCGCCGACGCCGCCCGGGACCACGGCATCAGCCGGTTCGTCGCCGAGGTGCTCCCGGAGAACGGCGGCATGCTCCGGGTCTTCGGCGACTCCGGCTACCAGGTGCAGCGCCGCTACGCGGACGGCGTGGTCCACCTCAGCTTCCCGATCGCGCAGACCGAGAAGTCGCGCGAGGTGCAGGAGTCCCGCGAGCACCTGACCGAGTCCCGCTCGATCGCCCGGCTGATCGCCCCGCGCGGGATCGCGATCTACGGCGCCAGCGCGAGCGGGCACGGGATCGGCGCGGCGATGCTCGGCAATCTGCGGGACGGCGGCTACACCGGCGCGGTCGTCCCGGTGCACCCGTCCGCCGAGCGGGTGGCCGGGCTCACCGCGTACCGGAAAGCCTCTGATGCCCGGACCCCGATCGACCTGGCGGTGATCGCCGTGCCCGCCGAGCAGGTCGCGGAGGCCCTGGCCGACGCGGCGGCGGCGGGCGCCGGGGGTGTGGTGATCGGCTCGGCCGGCTTCGCCGAGGCGGGTCCGGAGGGGGTGGCCCGGCAGCGGCAGTTGATCGAGACGGCGCACGCCGCGGGCCTGCGGGTGGTCGGCCCGAGCAGCTTCGGGATCGCCAACACCGACCCGGAGGTCCGGCTGAACGCGACGATGGCGCCGCGCCTGCCGGCCGCCGGGCGGGTCGGCTTCTTCGCGCAGAGCGGCGCGCTCGGCGTGGCGCTGCTGGCCGAGGCGGACCGGCGCGGCCTGGGTCTGTCCAGCTTCGTCTCGGCCGGCAACCGCGCCGACGTGTCCGGAAACGATCTGCTGCAGTTCTGGCGGGACGACCCCGGCACCGACGTCGTGCTGCTCTACCTGGAGACGTTCGGCAACCCACGCAAGTTCGCCCGCCTGGCCCGCCGGATGAGCCGGGTCAAACCGGTCGTCGCGGTCGCCTCGGCGACCCGCCCGCCGGGGCTGGCCGGCGACCTGCCGGGGCCGGACGCGCACGCGGTGACCGCGCTGTTCGCCCGGTCCGGGGTGATCCGGGTGGACACCGTGCAGGAGCTGTTCGACGTCGGCATGCTGCTGGCCCATCAGCCGCTCCCGGCCGGGCGCCGGGTGGCCGTGGTCGGCAACTCGTCGGCGCTGGCCGCGCTCGCCGTGGTGGCCTGCCGGGCGGCCGGCCTGGTGGTGGCCGAGGGCTATCCGCACGACCTGAGCCCGATGTCCTCCGCGCACGACCTGGCCGACGCGCTCGCCGACGCCGCGGTCGACGACCGGGTGGACGCGCTGGTCGTGGTGTTCGCCCCGGTCGTGCCGGGTCAGCAGCTCACCGAGGAGGACGCGGACTTCGCGGCCGCGCTGGGCAGCGTGGCGCTGGCGGGGGAGAAGCCGACGGTGGCGACGCTGGTCTTCGGCCGGGTGCCGCCGCGGGTGCCGGTCTACCCGTCGGTCGAGGAGGCGGTCCGGGCGCTGACCCGGGTGGTCAACTACGCCGAGTGGCTCCGGCGGCCGCCGGGCGTCATGCCGGAGCTGTCCGGAATCGATCCGATCGCCGCGGAGGCCGCGGTGTCCACGACGGAGCTGCTCACGGCGTACGGAATCGATGTTGTTCCGTCGATCGTGGCCCGCGGCGCGGAAGCGGCGGTCGCGGCAGCGGAAGAGCTGGGCTATCCGGTCGCGCTCAAGGCGGCGGGCGGCGGGTTGCGGCACCGGATCGACCTCGGCGCGGTGCGCCTCGCTCTTCATGATCAAGACGATTTGGGTACGGCGTACCGCGAACTCGCCGCGACCTTCGGCCCCGAGGTGCTGGTCCAGACCATGGTCGCCCCGGGCGTCGCCTGCGTGATCGAGGTGATCGAGGACCCGGCGTTCGGCCCGGTCGTCGGGTTCGGGCTGGGCGGCGTGGCCAGCGAGTTGCTCGGTGACCTGGCCTGGCGGGCCGCCCCGCTGACCGACCGGGCGGCCGAGGCGCTGGTCGACGAGCCGCGCGCGGCACCGCTGCTGCACGGTTACCGCGGGTCGACGCCGGTCGACCGGGCCGCGCTGATCGATCTGCTGTTGCGGGTGGGCCGGCTCGCCGACGAGCACCCGCGGGTGCGGTCGTTGCTGCTCAACCCGGTGCTGATGCGGCCGGACGGCTTCTCGGTCCTGCACGCCGCCGCGGAACTCGGCGAGCCCGGTGTCCGTCCGGACACCGGGCCCCGCCGACTGCACTGA